The DNA segment GATGGAAGTGAAAACAACTTTGcagacaataaaagacaaacacagaagacacaagCAAATCAGGGAGcaaacagtaaagatggagAGGTTCATTAATCTGCAGAGCAAGAACGAGCAGGCCGACTAGTTAATTGACTATAATTACAAATATAGACATCTATGATGATTGATGTGAGCATTAGCTCGTGGAACAGTTTGTTTCAGTGATCGCTTAAAGGATTCGACCGCGGATGTGAAAAAGAAGAGCCAGAGCCTTCTCCTGTTTTGTAGCACAGTAACTGAACATCCGGTGACTATACgcagtttttcttctgaagattcaaatattatattatatgtCAGATATGTTTGTGCCTTCTGTGTTTTTCTTAGTGTTTAACCCTCAGTGACTAAACGTGTTTGTCcagtgtatgttgaatgtatgaaaatattagACGGGGAAAGGTTAAAAACATGACAAGGTGTttagtgaacactgttcaccGGGTAGATGATAAGATTTTTGTGTGGTGATGGTTGATGATTGATATTATATTCGGGGTCTGCTAGCCGCGCTCCTTACCACTGCAACTCTGTTGATCATGATTGACGCCTTGCTTTCCATGTTCAATGTGCTCTACCAATATCTCTTCCTTCTCAAAAGGTCTGTCCGTCTGAGCTTACGACCTTGTCACCACAGAATTGAAAACTCGGTGTCGTGGGTTCGAATCTTGACGCGTTCTTAGTTTTTCTCTGCCCGGGTTGTACCATACATGCTTTCATGTAGCGGCATTAGATATCTACCCTATCAAGGTATTTATTCGTGAACCCTCACTctatttctcttctctttttaaGTTATTTCAATTAAGGCTATTTATTCAGTCCTTGTGGATCCCAGTAGGATCTCTATAGGTAGGCCATTTCAGGATATAAAGAGTTGCTGTAATACAGTGTTGTCTGCCTTGAATGGTGTTCACTGTAAGtcagtgtgcatgcacatgtgaaTACATACGGATATGTTACTATTATATTGATTCCACAGATATTTACGGTGTTCTTTGATGCGTTTCAGTACGTTATAGACCTGTAATAAAATGTGATCAAGTCTAACATTTTGTTGCTTTCCTTGCATTATCGTTGGTTTGTGTCTTGTAGGTTTTAACGCTCtttcatataaaataaactgagaagtttattttttaaaatctgaataaCGGTGATAGATAAaactttaactttcttttttgataCAGAACAGGATAGCGGTAATGATTTTAGActtaacatttttctctgtttttcctCTAGATTGTATCTGGtggatttattttaaagataattcaCTGGTAACAATCAACATGAAAAACAACTTGTGTTTTGTTCTGAAATGATGTAAACTGAACCTCAGATAGATAGTCTGTGTTGTGAGTTATGAATGTCAGTCTTTATTGAATATGTCCGTAACAGTAACTATTCGTCAACAGCAATCGTGTCGTCTTCAAATACCCACCAGGACAACATGACggacatgttttaaaatatgtttacacaaatcggtaatttttattttttaaaaaactttcagaAGTCAACAACGCAAACACTCAAACGATAATCGTCAGAACTTTAgaagtttttaaattgtttatttcatttacgTGATCACGATTGAATTGTTATCACCCAAGAAGAACAATCTTGTGGCTctgcaaaaagagaaaacttaTGGTTATAACAcgaaaactaaataataaatacatgaagggcaaaaaagcaagataaaaagCAGCTTCTCGAAAAAGGGAATCTCTCTTTTAAACACGCTCGCACGCACAAACGcgctcacacatgcacacacatcctCTACCTGCCTGCCTGTATGCCGATTTCTGTGCTCGGTTTCTTTTTCCCTTATAATGATATTAGTATCAATAAACAAGTGCATtgtcatataaaatatattttatactattcatgtatatacatatatatgtatgtgagagaCAGAAGGGGAATAAGTGTCCGTGCGTGCGTGGTCACATTTCTAACTCACCGAACGTAACCATTTAAAGAGGTGTTCACTTTAGTCGTAGTAGCCTTTGAATGGGAAGCCACCGCCATAGCCATAGCCGCCGTAACCACCGTAGCCTCCAAACCCACCGTAGCCGCCGAGACCTCCAATGCCGCCCCAGCCGCCAATGCCACCAATGCCGCCAATGCCGCCAAGACGTCCAAGACCACCAAGACCACCAATGCCGTAGCCGTATCCACCATAGCCGTAGCCAGGGGAGATGAAGCCGGCTTGGCTGACAGCCACGAGGGCGCACAGAACAACGACGATTACCTTCATTTCAGagctggaaaaaatattaaagttttatcaatttatttgtttattatcaaAACATACAGAAAGAAGCAATAAAGGAAGTAAGGAAAGTAGaataaaagattaataataaacaagatgGTAATTAGTTGTTAAATCAAAGTTTGTCAagatgtgaaataatttttgtcactCAAGCTCCCAAGACTTACCTGTAAAGATGCAGGAACTGAAGACTTGCAAACTGGAGGTCTTTTCGTGTTTCAATTCTTACAGACACTTATATAAGACTAAGATGAGTCGCCTGAAGGGTTACTGATTTGTCAAAGTCTTTGAATTCTGAGTTATTTGATCATAAAATTAAGTTGTCGTACTTATAAGACTGTTAAACTGTTTTTTGCTGATGAATGTACTTGTCATATTGATGATCACCTAAGCGATTTCCTGCCAAAAAATTAAGATCAGGTCGAAAGTTCAAAACTTCGTCTAAGCTGAGGTGGAGAGTACTGTTCTATTTTTCGGTGATCAATCACTAATAATTAGGTGACACTTCCCGAATTTGAACGGAAACCAATCTCTCAAAACTGTCACACCGATGTGGTTTGGTGAGGAAACTCTGTTCGACTTTTTCACATCATCATAGCCTGCAGTACAGTTGCCTCCCCTGATTTGCACCAGACCACCTCCTCGAGTGACTAAACGTCTGgcttttaaatttaagttttatttttaactacaaacaCATCTGTCCATGAgtattactccttacaccagtcAACAAACTGCTGGTCCATTCTCTAACCCATTTTTCGTTCGTTTCTTATGTTGattagttgtcaatagttgtgataaTAATCAGCTGACCAGTCCAGTATCGTCTTCCTCTGTAGATTTATGACTTTCCGTCTTTAGTGTTTATTCCctgatttttctatttgtcttcaatgtttgtcttttattgcttgtctgCGCAGTTGttcctccttctttccttcacatGCTGACATGTCTCCTTATCTCAAGCGCCGAGAACATGCTCCTTCGTGAACGCTATTTAAAtcacacattatttttgttatcattcttattaaaaataatatgtatatgtacGTAAACTTATAGCAAtagaagaaaatggaagaaactcTAATTTCTTGTGTACATTCCCAGTGCATTGAAGCACCTGTGTAGAATGTTTCCGGTATTTGTGAAATACAAGCGAGTATTgagattttgaatgttttacCCTTCCAAGTAGTTTAGAACAAATTACCTGTTTCTGAGTGTATGAGCGactacatatttatataatgtataacatctctctctctctctgcgttgTAGGCGAAGGCTAATGAACGAACCGACAGTCAATAAACATTAGAATGACTGTGCGttcattcctctttttttcccttgaggagcatagggccacaacaaccaGCATGACAGcatgatgaaaacatttaacTATTGAAGTAAaatatggattaaaaaaaaacaaaccaagagGTTTGTGAAGGATTCGAACTTAGACACAGTTccaagaaagaggaagagaattccaaacagtgAGGACTGAAAAGGAACTTGCATTTGTTTGGTGATCGTGGATATTATTTGGGGtctattttttatatctttcaccactttaattctttttcagaCCTGGCCCTTTACTTTCCCCGTAGACATACGCCCTTTCATACTCGCGACCCTATCAGTCGAACATCAGTTGTTTTagtcattttctctctttctttctttttctttctttcttcctttcattcattctttctttcttcctttatttcgttctttctttcgtactgattattttttttttttacttgcagtCTTGTGGtcattttaagttttcaaataaAGTCTAGTATCAGCGCGACAACGCCTTGGCTTCGTCAGGGGA comes from the Pomacea canaliculata isolate SZHN2017 linkage group LG12, ASM307304v1, whole genome shotgun sequence genome and includes:
- the LOC112577370 gene encoding neuropeptide-like protein 31 yields the protein MTSATYYYNNYFNPYLYKYGGLGLGLGLGGLALAMVVCTTVIVVVLCALVAVSQAGFISPGYGYGGYGYGIGGLGGLGRLGGIGGIGGIGGWGGIGGLGGYGGFGGYGGYGGYGYGGGFPFKGYYD